The Candidatus Sphingomonas colombiensis genome contains the following window.
CCGTCGCGCACGATCCTGTGCGCGGGGGCCGGCAATTTCGCCGCCGCGAATATCACCCTTACCCGCGGGCAATATGTCGGCGGCGATGCCATGGCGGCCGACCGCGTTGTCGATTCATGGTCCGCGATCAGCGATCGCAGCGATGAAATCGTGCCCGCTTACGGCTTTACCCAGGCCGAGCGCGAGCTCAAAGCTGCGGGCCATTCGGTGCCGGCAATGGCGACAGCATAAGCAAGCAGGGGCGGAACGGACATGATTGAGCTTTACCATTGCGTCGATGCACGCTCGTTCCGCGCATTATGGGCGCTGGAGGAGATGGGGCTGCCCTATCGCCTCCATGTCCTGCCCTTTCCGCCCCGCCTGTTTCGGCCCGATTATCTCGAACAGAATCCGCTCGGCACGATCCCGCTGCTGCTCGATGGCGAGGTGAGGATGACCGAATCCGCCGCGATCCCGCAATATCTCGCGACCCGCTACGGGCCGACCCCATTGGCGGTCAGCGCGGACGAGCCCGATTACGCACTGTGGCTCGACTGGCTCCACCGCAGCGAAGCGACGCTGACCTTCCCGCAGACGATCATCCTGCGCTATACCCAGCTCGAGCCCGAGGAGCGCCGGCTCGATCAGGCGGTCGCGGATTATACGCAATGGTTCCTGTCACGCCTGCGCCACCTGACCCGCGCGCTCGCCGACCGCGAATGGCTGTGCGCCGGGCGCTTCACCATGGCCGATCTTTGCGTCGGCTATGCCCTGTTGCTGGCGCGCGATCTTGGCCTCGAACACAAGTTCAGCCCGGAAATCGCGGCATATTGGGAAAGACTGTCCACCCGACCGGCCTTTCTCGCCGCAAAGGCCGCGCAGAAATAATCCGCATCGAAAGCGCGCGACTATTCCTCGGCTCGCCGGGCTGTGTGGTGTAGAACGCACGGATGACAGAGTCTCTCGACGACACGATCATCCAGACACCCGATGGCCCGATGACCTGGGTCGAATGGAAGAAGAAGAATCCGGTGCAGACGCCATCGCGTCGCACCAAGGGCAAGGATTTGCCGAACAAGGTCAAGCGTTTCACCAAAGAATAGCGGCCATGCCCCAGATCATCCACATCGACGATATCGCCGATCCGCGGATCGAGCCCTATCGCGACATCCGCGAGCGCGATCTGGTCGGGCGCGCCGGCTGCTTCGTCGCCGAGGGGCGCGTGGTGATCGAGAAGGCGGTCGCCTCCCCCTTCTTTCGGCTGGATTCGCTGCTGATCGCCGCGCGCCGACTGGAGACTATGGCGGACGTGCTGGCGCAGCTCGACGGCGCGACCCCGGTGTTCGTCGCATCGCAGGATGTGATCGACGGCATTGCGGGGTTTCCGCTTCATCGCGGGTTGCTCGCAATCGGGCGCCGCGTGGAGCCGCCCAGCGCGGAGCGGCTTCTCGCATCCCTTTCGGAATCCGCGAACGTCATCGTGCTTTCCGCCATCGCCAACCATGACAATATGGGCGGCATATTCCGAAACGCGGCGGCCTTTGGCGTGAAGGCGGTCTTTCTGGACGCCGATTGTTGCGATCCGCTTTATCGCAAGGCCATCCGCGTCTCGGTCGGCGCGGCGCTGCTCGTGCCCTTCGCGCGGTTTGCGCATGGCACGGATATTCTGGAGCTTCTCAACGGCCAGGGCTTTCAGATCGCCGCGCTCAGCCCGCGCGGACGCGTCGAACTCACCGAACTGATCGTGACGAAGCGCAACGCCCTGATGCTCG
Protein-coding sequences here:
- a CDS encoding glutathione S-transferase family protein; protein product: MIELYHCVDARSFRALWALEEMGLPYRLHVLPFPPRLFRPDYLEQNPLGTIPLLLDGEVRMTESAAIPQYLATRYGPTPLAVSADEPDYALWLDWLHRSEATLTFPQTIILRYTQLEPEERRLDQAVADYTQWFLSRLRHLTRALADREWLCAGRFTMADLCVGYALLLARDLGLEHKFSPEIAAYWERLSTRPAFLAAKAAQK
- a CDS encoding RNA methyltransferase; the protein is MPQIIHIDDIADPRIEPYRDIRERDLVGRAGCFVAEGRVVIEKAVASPFFRLDSLLIAARRLETMADVLAQLDGATPVFVASQDVIDGIAGFPLHRGLLAIGRRVEPPSAERLLASLSESANVIVLSAIANHDNMGGIFRNAAAFGVKAVFLDADCCDPLYRKAIRVSVGAALLVPFARFAHGTDILELLNGQGFQIAALSPRGRVELTELIVTKRNALMLGAEGAGLSPDILARAHSVRLSMAGSFDSLNVATTSGIVLHHLWAAAG